CGCCGCCGGCGGCCGCGCGCAGCCCGCCAACGATGCGCAGCGCGGGGATGTCTCCCACCAGCCGCGCCAGGCTGTCTTCCGGGTCCCAGCGCAGCTGCTTGGACAGGTCCGCCACCACCTGCGCCAGCGCGGCGTCGCCGGAGATGTGCGTGGCCTCGGCGAAATCGGGCGCCTCGCCGCCCGCGCCCAGGCGCGGCAGCGGCAGCTTCTCGGGCGCCACCGTCAGGGTCACGTCGGGCGCCACCGCCGCATCGGCCTGGGCCGCCAGGCCCTCGCTGTCGATGGTCAGGCCCAGGGTGAAGCCGCCCAGCGCGAAACGCACGGTCTTGCCGGCGTGGCGGGCCAGGCGTTCGCGCGCCCAGTCTTCACGCTTCAACAGGGTGTTGAGCGCGCCGACGGCCAGCCGTGCAGGAGTGGGCAGAAACGAAAAAGGCAACATGACGGTCCGCGGCCCCGCGAAACGGGGATGACGAAGTTGATGGGTAAATCGGGAGTGTAACGGGTTGGATGGGGGTGTGTTCCGGACGGTCTGGACGCGGTTTGCGCCCGCGCATGGAAAAACCGGCCCTGAGGGGCCGGTGGTGGCGGACGGCCGCAAGGCCGCCGCGATAGCAGGGGGATGGCGCCAGCCGGATCAGCTGGCGAATTCCACCGGGATCTGCTGGATGCCGGCCAGCAGCCAGCCGCCGTTGGCGGGTTTGAACAGGTTCCAGACCTCCTCGAAGCGGAAGGCTTCGGCGCCCGGCGCCTCGCGCAGCATGCCCGAGAAGCGCACGCTGGCCAGGTGGCCATCGGACACCGTCTCGATGCCCAGCAGCTCGGCGTTCAACAGGACCACTTCAGTCTTGTTGGGGGCCGCGCCACGCTCGGCCAGTTGCGGCTTGAGCTCGGTGATGAGGTCGTCGGTCAGGTAGTCGCGCAGGCGGTCGGTGCTGCCGCTGTCCCACACGGCCTGGATGCGCACGAACTGGTCCTTGGCCTGCTTCAGGAAGTTGGGCGTGTCGAAATCACCCGGCACGAACCAGTTGTTGTCGTCGCCCGCCTTGGGCGTTGCTGCGACCGGGGCCGCTGCGACGGCGGCGGCGACGGGCGCCGCCGCCGGCTTCAGCGTTTCACGCCACATGGGCTGCTGCTGCGGCTCGCCCGACGCGTTGTTGGCGCCGCCAAAGGCGCCCTGGGTGGCCGGACGCGGCGCGGCGCCACGCAGGCGGCGGATGATGAACATCACGCCGAACACGACCACGGCGATCAGCAGCGCGGACGACAGGAATTCGGCGAAGGCGCCCGACAGGCCCATGCTCGAGAGCAGGGCGGCGATGCCCAGGCCGGCGGCGATGCCGGCGATCGGGCCGAGCCAGCGCGACGCGCCGCTCTTGGCGGCAGCGCCCGCGGCGCCGGCCGTGGCGGCGCCGGCGGCGGCCGGCGCCGCGGTGGCGCCCGCGGTGTTGTTGGCGGCGGCCGGCGGCGTGGTGGCCTGGCGTTGCTGGGTCACATTGGAGGATTGGCGGCCGACGCTGCTGCCACCGCCGGCGCGGCGGGCTTCGGCGTCAAACGACGCCGTCACCAACGCAGCGCCGGAAATGGCGATGAGCGCCGCGGCGACAAACCGCGAGAAACAGAATTTGGTCATGGATTTGCTCCCTCGTACCCGCGCTTCCCGCTGCCCCGAGCAGCGGAAAGCCGCACGGATCGTGCGGCCGTTCAGCGCGACTTTCTTACAATAATCTGAATGACGTAAGAATAACGGACAAGCCGTCGCCCCACAAGTTCCCCCCGGGACGAAGAAAAGCCGTGTCGGACCCCGGGACGTTCAGCCCAGGCGCACACCCTCGTGCAGGGCGGCGATGCCGGCCGTCAGGTTGAAGTACTGCACCCGCTCCAGGCCGGCGGTGCGCAGCATGTCCGCCAGGGTGTCCTGGTCGGGGTGCATGCGGATGGATTCCGCCAGGTAGCGGTAGCTGGCTTCGTCCTTGGCCACGGTCTTGCCCAGCCAGGGCAGCACGTTGAAGGAATACCAGTCGTAGGCCGGCGCCAGCGGTTTGGCGATGCGGGAGAATTCCAGCACCAGCAGCTTGCCGCCCGGCTTGAGCACGCGGGTCATTTCGGCCAGCGCGCGGTCCTTGTGAGTCATGTTGCGCAGGCCGAAGGCCACGCTGACGCGGTCGAAATAACCCGTCGGGAACGGCAGGCGCTCGGCGTCACAGACGGCCGTGGGCACCAGCAGGCCGGCGTCGGCCAGGCGGTCGCGGCCGACCCGCAGCATCGAGTCGTTGATGTCGGTCAGCCAGACCTCGCCGGTGGGGCCGGCGCGCTTGGCGAACGCCTTGGCCAGGTCGCCGGTGCCGCCGGCGATGTCCAGCACCTTCATGCCGGGGCGGATGGCCGCGCGGCCGATGGTGAAGGCCTTCCAGACGCGGTGCAGGCCGGCCGACATGAAATCATTCATGATGTCGTAGCGCTGGGCCACGGAATGGAAGACTTCGGCGACTTTGCGGGCCTTGTCGTGTTCCGGCACCGATTGGAAGCCGAAATGCGTCGATTGGGAGGCGGAATCCGCGGAATGTTGCGATTCGGAGGGGTTTTGCATGGTGAATTCCCGATATATCGTCCAATGGTAGCCTATCGGGGCCGGCCAGACGCCGCCTGCGGGACCGGGAACACGCGCTTTGGTCACATACCTGAAATATTGCGGCCATACTATCGCAATGTTCGCGCCGCGCCGGCGCTCCGAAGCGTGCCCTATTCGCCATGTCCAGCACCATCCTCGTCGTCGAAGACGAACCCGCAATCCAGGAACTGATCGCCGTCAACCTGTCCTTCGCCGGCCACAAAGTGCTGCGCGCCTTCGACGCCGACCAGGCCCAGACGCTGATCCGCGCCGAACTGCCCGACCTGATCCTGCTGGACTGGATGCTGCCCGGCACCTCCGGCCTGGCCATGGCGCGCAAGCTGCGCAACGACGAGCGCACCCGCGCCGTCCCGGTCATCATGCTGACCGCCAAGGGCTCCGAGCAGGACAAGGTCGACGGCCTCGAAGCCGGCGCCGACGACTACATCACCAAGCCCTTCTCGCCCAAGGAGCTGATGGCCCGCATCAAGGCCGTGCTGCGCCGCCGCGCGCCGCAGCTGACCGACGACGTGATCGACGTCGGCGGCCTCAAGCTGGACCCCGTCACGCACCGCCTGTCGGGCAACAGCCAGTCGCTGCAGATCGGCCCCACCGAATTCCGCCTGCTGCACTTCTTCATGACCCACCCGGAACGCGTGTTCTCGCGCTCGCAGCTGCTGGACCAGGTCTGGGGCGATCACGTCTTCGTCGAGGAACGCACGGTCGACGTGCACATCCGCCGCCTGCGCAAGGCGCTGGAACCCAGCGGCCACGACGCCCACGTGGAAACGGTGCGCGGCAGCGGCTACCGGTTTACGGCACAGGTCCCGGCGCGGTAAAACTCCCGCACGATGATCTGGCTGCGCACTCTTATCCTGGTCGCCCTGTGGGCGGCGGTCGCGCTATTGGCGCAATGGCTCATTGGGGATCCGGCGGGTTGGGTGCTGTTCAGCGCCGCGCTGGTCACCATGCTGCTGTGGCGCAGCTGGCGCCTGCACCTGGTTTCCCATTGGGCCAGGCACCCGGACACCTCTCCCCCCGCCTCGGTGGGCCCGTGGGACGACATCCTCGCCCCGCTCTACCGCTACACCCGGGCCCGCGCCCGCGAGCTGACCGAGACCCGCGACACCATGCAAGGCATGCTGGCGGCCGCCCAGGCGCTGCCGGACGGCGCGGTCACGCTCAATGAAGACTTCCAGATCGACTGGTGCAACCGCATGGCGCGCCAGCACCTGGGCCTGCGCCTGCCGGCCGACCGCGGCCACAACCTGCTGAACCTGCTGCGCGCGCCGGAATTCGTCGAATACGCCCACCGCGCCTCCTGGCCGGATCCGATCCTGGTGCGCCTGGGCCAGAACGGCCAGGAACGGCTGATGATGATGCAGCTGACGGCCTACGCCAGCAACCAGCGCCTGCTCATCACCCGCGACGTCACCCAGATCGAGCGCCTGGAAACCACGCGCCGCGACTTCGTCGCCAACGTCTCGCACGAACTGCGCACGCCGCTGACGGTGCTGGCCGGCTTCCTGGAAACGCTGCGCGACATGCCCGCCGACGCCCTGCCGCCCGAGCAGCGCGCGCAGTACCTGGACATGATGCACGAGCAGGCCCAGCGCATGCAGGCCATCGTCGAGGACCTGCTGACGCTGTCGACGCTGGAATCGTCGCCGGGCAGCGACCCGCGCGCGGTCAACATGGGCGCGCTGCTGCAGAAGGCGCGCCAGCAGATCGAGGCCCTGTCGGGCGGACGCCACGTGCTCGAATGGCACATCGACGAGACCCTCGACGTGCTCGGCGCCGAGACCGAGCTGACCTCGGCCCTGTCGAACCTGCTGACCAACGCCGTGCGCTACACCCCCGACGGCGGCACCATCACCGTGCGCTGGGAACGCGAACCCGACGGCGGCGGACGCTACAGCGTGCAGGACACCGGCATCGGCATTCCGGCGCGCCACATCCCGCGCCTGACCGAACGCTTCTACCGTGTCGACCGCGGCCGCTCGCGCGCCGTCGGCGGCACCGGCCTGGGGCTGGCGATCACCAAGCACATCGCCATGCGCCACGACGCCGAACTGTTCATCACCAGCGAGCCCGGCAAGGGCAGCCTGTTCGCGCTGCGCTTCCCGCCGGACCGCATCGCCGTCGACCCGTCCGCC
The window above is part of the Achromobacter deleyi genome. Proteins encoded here:
- the ubiE gene encoding bifunctional demethylmenaquinone methyltransferase/2-methoxy-6-polyprenyl-1,4-benzoquinol methylase UbiE; translated protein: MQNPSESQHSADSASQSTHFGFQSVPEHDKARKVAEVFHSVAQRYDIMNDFMSAGLHRVWKAFTIGRAAIRPGMKVLDIAGGTGDLAKAFAKRAGPTGEVWLTDINDSMLRVGRDRLADAGLLVPTAVCDAERLPFPTGYFDRVSVAFGLRNMTHKDRALAEMTRVLKPGGKLLVLEFSRIAKPLAPAYDWYSFNVLPWLGKTVAKDEASYRYLAESIRMHPDQDTLADMLRTAGLERVQYFNLTAGIAALHEGVRLG
- the phoB gene encoding phosphate regulon transcriptional regulator PhoB encodes the protein MSSTILVVEDEPAIQELIAVNLSFAGHKVLRAFDADQAQTLIRAELPDLILLDWMLPGTSGLAMARKLRNDERTRAVPVIMLTAKGSEQDKVDGLEAGADDYITKPFSPKELMARIKAVLRRRAPQLTDDVIDVGGLKLDPVTHRLSGNSQSLQIGPTEFRLLHFFMTHPERVFSRSQLLDQVWGDHVFVEERTVDVHIRRLRKALEPSGHDAHVETVRGSGYRFTAQVPAR
- a CDS encoding ubiquinone biosynthesis accessory factor UbiJ; this translates as MLPFSFLPTPARLAVGALNTLLKREDWARERLARHAGKTVRFALGGFTLGLTIDSEGLAAQADAAVAPDVTLTVAPEKLPLPRLGAGGEAPDFAEATHISGDAALAQVVADLSKQLRWDPEDSLARLVGDIPALRIVGGLRAAAGGARQAGQRMAENVSEYLAEESGMLLGRPALEQWRLDLAELNARADALARSAAALQSRLATAAGKRGA
- a CDS encoding Tim44 domain-containing protein translates to MTKFCFSRFVAAALIAISGAALVTASFDAEARRAGGGSSVGRQSSNVTQQRQATTPPAAANNTAGATAAPAAAGAATAGAAGAAAKSGASRWLGPIAGIAAGLGIAALLSSMGLSGAFAEFLSSALLIAVVVFGVMFIIRRLRGAAPRPATQGAFGGANNASGEPQQQPMWRETLKPAAAPVAAAVAAAPVAATPKAGDDNNWFVPGDFDTPNFLKQAKDQFVRIQAVWDSGSTDRLRDYLTDDLITELKPQLAERGAAPNKTEVVLLNAELLGIETVSDGHLASVRFSGMLREAPGAEAFRFEEVWNLFKPANGGWLLAGIQQIPVEFAS
- the phoR gene encoding phosphate regulon sensor histidine kinase PhoR produces the protein MIWLRTLILVALWAAVALLAQWLIGDPAGWVLFSAALVTMLLWRSWRLHLVSHWARHPDTSPPASVGPWDDILAPLYRYTRARARELTETRDTMQGMLAAAQALPDGAVTLNEDFQIDWCNRMARQHLGLRLPADRGHNLLNLLRAPEFVEYAHRASWPDPILVRLGQNGQERLMMMQLTAYASNQRLLITRDVTQIERLETTRRDFVANVSHELRTPLTVLAGFLETLRDMPADALPPEQRAQYLDMMHEQAQRMQAIVEDLLTLSTLESSPGSDPRAVNMGALLQKARQQIEALSGGRHVLEWHIDETLDVLGAETELTSALSNLLTNAVRYTPDGGTITVRWEREPDGGGRYSVQDTGIGIPARHIPRLTERFYRVDRGRSRAVGGTGLGLAITKHIAMRHDAELFITSEPGKGSLFALRFPPDRIAVDPSA